In Streptomyces sp. P3, one DNA window encodes the following:
- a CDS encoding M6 family metalloprotease domain-containing protein, which yields MPRLPRLPRAVRLLPRPRLRGTAAVFTTLTALAATSLIGNPSVAEPFSAAPCALARTAAHHSEGLDTWNAAYPRPARSLDAVMVFLSFPDHGPLASPAELAADHFPATSRFFEQASYGRFSLRSHPLKRWIRMPKPSTAYAIRRDWSSDDRASYLHDALAAADPHVDFSRYDVVYFVADPDAPGVDSDATKVVNLDDPLHADGTDIRRVVTVFEKHPPDRLVLAHETGHVFDLPDLYHRPVDGKGDWDTYVGDWDLMGSQFGLAPDLFAWHKWKLGWLDPRQVLCLRGPGPTRLTLEPLGAGPGAQAARAPGEPALGSAQPAPVPVRSGPGRPVPAPVRSAPGRQVPAEPAPVPGGARLAVVRTGPDSTLAFEARGPVGNDRAACRAGILVYRVSSAARSGRGPVEVLDAHPRTEACWENSVYPPLADAPVALGESFTVPGDGVRVDVESRSASGAWTLRITPGTKL from the coding sequence GTGCCGCGACTGCCGCGACTGCCGCGAGCCGTGCGCCTGCTCCCGCGCCCCCGACTGCGCGGTACCGCGGCCGTGTTCACCACCCTCACCGCGCTCGCCGCGACCTCCCTCATCGGCAACCCCTCGGTGGCCGAACCCTTCTCCGCCGCGCCCTGCGCCCTGGCCCGCACCGCGGCCCACCACTCGGAGGGCCTGGACACCTGGAACGCCGCCTACCCCCGACCGGCCCGCTCGCTGGACGCGGTGATGGTGTTCCTGTCGTTCCCCGACCATGGCCCGCTGGCCTCGCCCGCCGAACTGGCCGCCGACCACTTCCCGGCCACCAGCCGCTTCTTCGAGCAGGCGTCGTACGGCAGGTTCAGCCTGCGCTCCCATCCGCTGAAGCGGTGGATCCGCATGCCGAAGCCGTCCACCGCCTACGCCATACGGCGTGACTGGAGTTCCGATGACCGGGCCTCCTACCTGCATGACGCCCTGGCCGCCGCCGACCCCCACGTCGACTTCTCCCGCTATGACGTCGTCTACTTCGTGGCCGACCCGGACGCCCCCGGCGTCGACTCGGACGCCACGAAGGTCGTCAACCTGGACGACCCGCTGCACGCCGACGGAACCGACATCCGCCGGGTCGTCACCGTGTTCGAGAAGCACCCCCCGGACCGGCTCGTTCTCGCCCACGAGACCGGCCATGTCTTCGACCTGCCCGACCTCTACCACCGCCCCGTCGACGGCAAGGGCGACTGGGATACCTACGTCGGTGACTGGGACCTGATGGGCAGCCAGTTCGGACTCGCCCCCGACCTGTTCGCCTGGCACAAGTGGAAGCTGGGCTGGCTGGATCCGCGCCAGGTGCTGTGCCTGCGGGGCCCCGGCCCGACCCGGCTGACGCTGGAGCCGCTCGGCGCCGGACCGGGCGCCCAGGCCGCACGAGCCCCCGGGGAACCGGCCCTCGGTTCCGCGCAGCCGGCCCCGGTCCCCGTGCGGTCGGGCCCCGGGCGGCCGGTCCCCGCCCCTGTGCGGTCGGCCCCCGGGCGGCAGGTCCCCGCGGAGCCGGCCCCCGTGCCCGGCGGCGCCAGGCTCGCGGTGGTCCGCACCGGCCCCGACAGCACGCTCGCCTTCGAGGCGCGCGGCCCGGTGGGCAACGACCGCGCCGCCTGCCGCGCCGGCATCCTCGTCTACCGCGTCAGCAGCGCAGCCCGGTCGGGCCGCGGACCGGTCGAGGTGCTCGACGCCCACCCGCGCACCGAGGCCTGCTGGGAGAACTCCGTCTATCCGCCGCTCGCCGACGCCCCGGTGGCTCTCGGCGAGAGCTTCACCGTGCCGGGCGACGGCGTCCGGGTGGACGTGGAGAGCCGCTCGGCGTCGGGAGCGTGGACGCTGAGGATCACCCCCGGGACGAAGCTGTGA